The segment ttagtagagacagggtttcaccatgttacccaggctgctctcgaactcctgacctcaagtgatctgccacctcggcctcccaaagtgctgggattacaggtgtgagccaccactgggataatatttttgaataactGCAACCCACCCTCTACACCCAGCCTTCCCCAGAGCAGGATCTGTGCTGTCCCTGTGGCAAGGGCAGAGCCCCGGGAGCTAGACTAAATCTGAGAGGAACAGGGGAGTCAGGGCTGGATGGAGGCACACACATGCAGGACAGGAAGGGTCCCCAGCAGGGCTGGAGAGCCACCAAGCAAGGGTAGTGCAACCCCTGTCTTCTCTGCTTCCTGCTGCCCCTCTCTCTTATTGGGTAGCAGACTGGCTGTGTCTGCTTATCcctcatggtggcacatggctgccCAGAGCTCCCCAAATAACCTGTTACATTTCCACCCACAGGGAGAATCAGGCAGCCCGcttgcttattatttttaatatacttttccaAACTACACAGACATTCCCAAAGCAGGTCTCCTTCTACTCAAAAGAGAAACGCTGGGCCTTACTAATTAACTGAAGACTCTGCTAGCTCGAGCCTTCCAAAACTCCATGCCACAATTGTTCAAACCATTTTCCAGAATAcgtcttttaaaataactttcagaAAATTGAACAAAGGGATTCATGTCTCAGCTTTATAGTCAAACCATGATCTTTTCTGAGGGTATAGCCCATTTGGAGTTCCTGCTTAATCCTCTGATTAAAAACGGAatggggctgagtgcagtggctcatgcctatattcccagcactttgggagacagaggcaggagaattacttaaggtcaggagtttaagaccatcctgagcaacataacaagaccccatctctaagacaaaaaaaaaagaactgagtgACATCTCACATCTCACATTTCTGAACATTAAACCCAGCCTTGATAGCCAAAGATGCTCGCCACTGAAGGATCCAGGTAGTATTGAGTGTTCTGTGGGGATTATCCAAAGAGAACTTTCTACAAAGTTTTAGGTGATGGCGATGCTAAAAGAAATGCTAAGAATTTCTCTCTTATATTAAAGAGAACTATGGTCCTctcataaaatgtaccatttatCACCAAATTTATCTCATAACCTAAGAGCTACCACTTACAAATTTGAAGGGAAAAATTACTTCATTGTAATACTCAAGCCAACACAAAGAATCCTATCCCAGTTTCTTGAGTGGATGGGCAAGAATATGGGGAATTTATTATGCAGTAACCTTCATCTCTCTTCTATAGGTCAGGATTTAAGTTTACCTCAAAAATGGAAGATTTTAACATGGAGAGTGACAGCTTTGAAGATTTCTGGAAAGGTGAAGATCTTAGTAATTACAGTTACAGCTCTACCCTGCCCCCTTTTCTACTAGATGCCGCCCCATGTGAACCAGAATCCCTGGAAATCAACAAGTATTTTGTGGTCATTATCTATGCCCTGGTATTCCTGCTGAGCCTGCTGGGAAACTCCCTCGTGATGCTGGTCATCTTATACAGCAGGGTCGGCCGCTCCGTCACTGATGTCTACCTGCTGAACCTAGCCTTGGCCGACCTACTCTTTGCCCTGACCTTGCCCATCTGGGCCGCCTCCAAGGTGAATGGCTGGATTTTTGGCACATTCCTGTGCAAGGTGGTCTCACTCCTGAAGGAAGTCAACTTCTATAGTGGCATCCTGCTACTGGCCTGCATCAGTGTGGACCGTTACCTGGCCATTGTCCATGCCACACGCACACTGACCCAGAAGCGCTACTTGGTCAAATTCATATGTCTCAGCATCTGGGGTCTGTCCTTGCTCCTGGCCCTGCCTGTCTTGCTTTTCCGAAGGACCGTCTACTCATCCAATGTTAGCCCAGCCTGCTATGAGGACATGGGCAACAATACAGCAAACTGGCGGATGCTGTTACGGATCCTGCCCCAGTCCTTTGGCTTCATCGTGCCGCTGCTGATCATGCTGTTCTGCTATGGATTCACCCTGCGTACATTGTTTAAGGCCCACATGGGGCAGAAGCACCGGGCCATGCGGGTCATCTTTGCTGTTGTCCTCATCTTCCTGCTTTGCTGGCTGCCCTACAACCTGGTCCTGCTGGCAGACACCCTCATGAGGACCCAGGTGATCCAGGAGACCTGTGAGCGCCGCAATCACATCGACCGGGCTCTGGATGCCACCGAGATTCTGGGCATCCTTCACAGCTGCCTCAACCCCCTCATCTACGCCTTCATTGGCCAGAAGTTTCGCCATGGACTCCTCAAGATTCTAGCTATACATGGCTTGATCAGCAAGGACTCCCTGCCCAAAGACAGCAGGCCTTCCTTTGTTGGCTCTTCTTCAGGGCACACTTCCACTACTCTCTAAGACCTCCTGCCTAAGTGCAGCCCCGTGGGGTTCCTCCCTTCTTTTCACAGTCACATTCCAAGCCTCATGTCCACTGGTTCTTCTTGGTCTCAGTGTCAATGCAGCCCCCATTGTGGTCACAGGAAGCAGAGGAGGCCACGTTCTTACTAGTTTCCCTTGCATGGTTTAGAAAGCTTGCCCTGGTGCCTCACCCCTTGCCATAATTACTATGTCATTTGCTGGAGCTCTGCCCATCCTGCCCCTGAGCCCATGGCACTCTATCTTCTAAGAAGTGAAAATCTACACTCCAGTGAGACAGCTCTGCATACTCATTAGGATGGCTagtatcaaaagaaagaaaatcaggctggccaacagggtgaaaccctgtctctactaaaaatacaaaaaaaaaaaattagccgggcgtggtggtgagtgcctgtaatcacagctacttgggaggctgagatgggagaatcacttgaacccgggaggcagaggttgcagtgagccgagatcgtgcccctgcactccagcctgagcgacagtgagactctgtctcagtccATGAAGATGTagaggagaaactggaactctcgaGCGTTGCTGGgggggattgtaaaatggtgtGACCACTGCAGAAGACAGTATGGCAGCTTTCCTCAAAACTTCAGACATAGAATTAACACATGATCCTGCAATTCCACTTATAGGAATTGACCCAcaagaaatgaaagcagggacttgaacccatatttgtacaccaatattcatagcagcttatTCACAAGACCCAAAAggcagaagcaacccaaatgttcatcaatgaatgaatgaatggctaagCAAAATGTGATATGTACCTAACGAAGTATCCTTCAACCTGAAAGAGGAATGAAGTACTCATACATGTTACAACACGGACGAACCTTGAAaactttatgctaagtgaaataagccagacatcaACAGATAAATAGTTTATGATTCCACCTACATGAGGTACTGAGAGTGAACAaatttacagagacagaaagcagaacagTGGCTACCAGGGACTGAGGGGAGGGGAGCATGGGAAGTGACGGTTTAATGGGCACAGGGTTTATGTTTAGGATGTTGAAAAAGTTCTGCAGATAAACAGTAGTGATCGTTGTACAGCAATGTgacttaatgccactaaattgacacttaaaaatggttaaaattgtcaattttgttatgtatattttatatcaatttaaaaaaaaaacctgagccCCAAAAGGTACTTTAATCACCAAGGCTGATTAAACCAAGGCTGGAACCACCTGcctatattttttgttaaatgatttcattcaatatcttttttttaataaaccatTTTTACTTGGGTGTTTATATTACTGCTTCCAAATTGCTACAGAGTGGTGGGGCAAGGGTGAGTGGAGGTCTTGGGTGAGAGTCTTTACAAGAAGTAAATCTCTTTGTTATTTGCTGTGTCATAGAGAAAAGGATGGAATAGAGATGGAGCCCAGCCTTGCCatcccctcacccccaacccaAGCTTCCTGCTGTAGACCACACATCATGGAAAGAAATGCGTTCTGGGATGCTCTAGGGCGTCTCGTGTCGTTGGGTGAGGCAGTAGTCAGGAGTGTCAGGGGTGAGACTTAGAGTTAGAAGGTGCAGAGCGTTCAGTAAGTTCACCAAATCCCCCTGATCAGGTAGCAGGAAGGCAGAGAGCTCTCCCAGCTCAACCAGCAGCACCCACTGTGAGTGCCCtatcctcttccctctctcccacccaaACACACACCCATCATTCCAGGTTTGACAGGACAGCCCAAATGCAGAATGGGGAAGTGGTTTATAATCTGTCATTAGGAGAAAACAAAAGATTCGAATCATGCCTCCAACAGCATGGAGTGCTGACTGTTCGGAGAGTGGGGGGATACAGCAGAGACCAAGACAGACAGTGCCTTGCCCTGGGGGAGCTCACATTCCTAGGGCTTGTCTCTGCAGGGTCTTTGTCAAGAGGGGCTCTGGGTCTGAGCAgcctgagaaggaaggaaggaggcaagAGGAACTCAACGTCCGCAGTTCCCAAACAACCCCCTTTAGGTTAACAACTAAATCTAGGAGAAAACAGGGAAGCAGGAGCACACCTCTGAGTGGGAGGGCTTGAGGGGCAGAGAACTTCCACTCAAAAGCCACAGAAGTGCCTTTCCTATTGCATTCAGCAACAACAATCCCTTCTTTCCTGCTCATTCTATGCTGGGCACTTGCTAAACTCAGGACCAAGCATGACTCAACTGCTCTGGCTGAGTCTTCGGAACAGCTTCTGA is part of the Pan paniscus chromosome 13, NHGRI_mPanPan1-v2.0_pri, whole genome shotgun sequence genome and harbors:
- the CXCR2 gene encoding C-X-C chemokine receptor type 2, giving the protein MEDFNMESDSFEDFWKGEDLSNYSYSSTLPPFLLDAAPCEPESLEINKYFVVIIYALVFLLSLLGNSLVMLVILYSRVGRSVTDVYLLNLALADLLFALTLPIWAASKVNGWIFGTFLCKVVSLLKEVNFYSGILLLACISVDRYLAIVHATRTLTQKRYLVKFICLSIWGLSLLLALPVLLFRRTVYSSNVSPACYEDMGNNTANWRMLLRILPQSFGFIVPLLIMLFCYGFTLRTLFKAHMGQKHRAMRVIFAVVLIFLLCWLPYNLVLLADTLMRTQVIQETCERRNHIDRALDATEILGILHSCLNPLIYAFIGQKFRHGLLKILAIHGLISKDSLPKDSRPSFVGSSSGHTSTTL